CGGTGCTCGCCTCCGGCAATGCCGGCGGCGGCGGCACGGTCGGCTTTGAAGAGGGCAAGATCATGGGCGTGGGGCCGGAATCCATCGAGATCGATGCCGAGGTGATCCAGGGCAACAGCGGCGGCCCGATCCTCCATGGCGACACCCACCAGGCGCTCGGCGTGGTGACCCACCTTTCCACGGAGCGGAAGGACCTGTGGGCGAAAGGCACCCGCTTCGCCGATGTGCGGCGCTTCGGCTGCCGACTCGACCGCACCTGGCAATGGAAGCAGGTGCCGGTGGAGGCCTTCCTCAAGGAGGGCAAAGCCATCCTCGTGATTCAGGAGCAGTCCGAGCTCATGCTTGCCGCCATGCAGCCGGACAAGTGGAAGGACGCGATTTTCCAACAGCAGCGGGAAAATCCACTGGCCCGCGACATCGCCTCGCTCCAAGCGTGGATCGTCCAGCAACAGGGCGGCCAGCGCTTCAGTGAGAGCGATCGCAAGAAGCGGCTGCGCGCCATTTTCGATGGTGCCCGGCATCGCTCGCGCGGCCAGATGGCGGAGTTCAAGAGCGAGGGCTACACGTGGTTCCACCGCGAGACCGCGCAGCAGGAGATCAAGACCCGCCAGGAGATCGACAAGGCCTACGAGAGCGCGGTCAACGAAATGCGCTGAGTGAGCGAGTTACGCGATCGCGTAGGGGCGCAGTTACGATTCGGGAATTGACCCCTAACGGAATTTGCGTAGTCTCCCGCCGCCACGGGCGATCTTCCGATCTTCCCGATGGTCAAGGCACTCCCCCCCTGCCGAGATGCAACCAGCCACACCACGCCGCCTTTCCCCGGTCGGCCTCCTAGTCGGAATGACTGGAGGCGCATGGTTGCATCCCTTGACGCGGCGGTACTGTCTGCTTCCGCTCTCCCCTCCCCGATCCTGAGTCTGCTGACGGATCGTGGTCCTTGCCCTTCACCCTCACCCTGCAAGACCCCGATGAACCGACGAAAACGTGTAATGGCCATCGCCTCCGGCGGCGGCCACTGGGTCCAGTTGCGCCGCATCATGCCCGCACTCGATGGCATGGATGTCTTTTACGTCAGCCTCGACCCATCGCTGGCGGCGGACGTCCCCGGCCACAACTACTACACAATCCGCGACGTCTCGCGGCGTGACCGCTTCGGGATCCTGGTCGTCGTCAGCCAGTTGCTGCGGATTCTTTTCAAGGAGCGTCCCAAGGTCGTCATCACCACCGGCTCGCTGCCCGCCCTGATCGCCCTCGTGCTGGCCAAGTACATCTTCGGTGCCAAGACCATCTGGATCGATAGCATCGCCAATGCCGAGAAGCTCTCGGCCTCGGGTGCCAAGGCCGGCAAGATCGCCGACCTGTGGCTCACCCAGTGGCCTCATCTGAGCGGACCGGACGGTCCACAACACTGGGGGGCAGTACTGTGATTTTCGTAACCGTAGGTTCGATGTTTCCTTTCGACCGCCTGATCCGCGTCATGGACGAGTGGACAGCAGCGCAAGGCCGCGACGATGTCTTCGCCCAGATCGGCAACGGCACGTACGAGCCGAAGCACATGAAGTGGACGCGCAAGCTCGACCAGCTCGACTTCGCCCGCACCGTGCAGGAGTCGGAGCTGATCGTCGCCCACGCGGGCATGGGCTCCGTCATCATGGCGGACCAGTACTCCAAGCCGATTGTGCTGCTGCCGCGCATCATGGAGCAGGGCGAGCACACCACCGATCACCAGCTCGCCACCGCCGCGTGGCTTCGCGACAAGCCCGGCATCCATGTTGCTAACACCGATGCCGACCTCGCGCCGTCCATCGAACTCGCCTTTGCCACC
This genomic interval from Luteolibacter arcticus contains the following:
- a CDS encoding glycosyltransferase, which gives rise to MFPFDRLIRVMDEWTAAQGRDDVFAQIGNGTYEPKHMKWTRKLDQLDFARTVQESELIVAHAGMGSVIMADQYSKPIVLLPRIMEQGEHTTDHQLATAAWLRDKPGIHVANTDADLAPSIELAFATARDTSGKWGAAANPEFLKKIRQYVLDSL
- a CDS encoding S1 family peptidase; its protein translation is MTHPLRIGLALISLSLPLAADDAAELARLRALVRQHATGMNFSSIRSQGGKVFNEVIVTAVTETSVTFHHEKGEATLAADDCPTVWTELFGFGAPAAAEDTPKPSLAKPVDTEVAEAIAVIEGDRGTGTGFFCRDGETTYLYSAAHVLSGNTRLKVKLRDGTVVRKFGALEAAEGADLIRLPVNEPVPKVLEIGAASGVSKVGTPVLASGNAGGGGTVGFEEGKIMGVGPESIEIDAEVIQGNSGGPILHGDTHQALGVVTHLSTERKDLWAKGTRFADVRRFGCRLDRTWQWKQVPVEAFLKEGKAILVIQEQSELMLAAMQPDKWKDAIFQQQRENPLARDIASLQAWIVQQQGGQRFSESDRKKRLRAIFDGARHRSRGQMAEFKSEGYTWFHRETAQQEIKTRQEIDKAYESAVNEMR